DNA sequence from the Candidatus Polarisedimenticolaceae bacterium genome:
GGGTCAGCTTGGCGTAGCGGAGGTCATTCCCTGAACTGAACTTGACGGTCCGGTCGTCCTCGAACAAGACGCTAAAGGCAGGTTCGGAAGCGACGTGGATTTCAAGAAGCACCGACTGAGGCGGCCCCATGAGCGGTCTGCGTGAACCTGCGGCACAGCCCGCCACGGTCACACCGATCACGGCAACGAGCATCATTCGCACTCTTCTGGTGCCTCTTCGTGAAACCTAACGCAACGCGTATCGCGCGGGACAGACGGGCGCGCCGCTTGCGCAAGCAAGCGGCGTGACCGGACGGACCGTCGCGATGACGCGGTTGTTAGACGTCCAGCCTCCCGATTGAGAGTTTCTCGGCCAACTGTCGCACATAGTGTGGGTGTCCGGGGTTGCGCGTTTCCAGCACCTGTTGGGCGAGCAATTCGCGGGCGCGACCCTTCTGGTCACGTTCGACCAGGATGATCGCCATCACGATCCGTGGAGGGTTGCTAGCACCCATATTCTCGGATCGCTCTTGCCATTCGGTCAGGATCTTGTCCCGAGTTGAAAAGCGATCGAGAAATGGAAGCCCCGTCAGCTCAAGTTGATTGCGGACATCTTCTAACACCGCATCTTCAGATTGAGCGTGCCACCAGATTTCCTTCGTCTCACCTGAAGCCTCACCGAGGCGAGACCTTACGCAGCAGTGGTACTCCTGAACCCACGACTTCGCCTCGCCGCCGCCGTGGTGCCGTGCGACTTCCGGAACATAGACGCCGAGATTGATGGTGAATAGCCCGTGCAGGTTTTCGCGCAAGCCAGGGATGTGGGTCGTTCCAGGCGGGTCAGATGAGCCCATCTGAATGCTGATGACCTCGGTGAGCCCGTCTTCGGTGACGCGATTGAACGTCCGCCCTCTCAGCTTAAAGCCGCGGTCCTTCAACCACGGGCGAAGAGCGGCCTGGATCTGATCGACCGCAGCCGCGAATGTCGATTTCCGCATCCGGTTCCTCTGGACGTCTAACGGATCGCGCTTAAGCTGCGGGCCCGCTGACTTGTAGCGGAAACGACTCCCAAGCCCGCCGCCAGATGATACTGCGTGCCGACACGGCACAGCGAGGCCCGGCAGCCTCAAGCGCTTGTTGGGCGGCGTGATCTAAACAAGTGAGGATACGCGCAGACAAGACCTATCCACCCAGCTCGAGTAACTCGGCAATTACCACAACGGCGACACAGAGCGCCCACGCGCCGAGAAGGAGCTTGGAGGGCACGCTGAGATACTTCTTACGCAGATCGCGGATGAGCGAGAGGACCGACGACACGATAAGCGCGGAGAGGATGAGGAGGCCGAGGTGGTTGCCGGCCTTGAGCATCGCCTGACCGAGCGAGTAGATGGCGTAGCCGAGAAGCGCAAGGCCAAGCCCACCGTAGAGGACGAGATCGATAATTTCGAGCCAGGTGAGGTGACGGGAGAAACGCTGCCACACACTACGATGTTCCATCGCCTAGCCTTCCATCCACGCCGCCCAACAAGATTTCGACGGAACTCGTTTAGGCGGTAAACCGAGTTCTGGTTTATGCGGTAACGATGACAACCGGAATTGCTTCACAGCTTCACCCCCGGCTTCGAGTCTTGCCGCCACTATACGTCCGTTTCGGCCTCCTGCCCGCGGACTTACCTGAGATCAACGCGGCGAGATCCCCGCGGGACACCCCCACGACCAGAAGCGCCCGCACGAGCAGATCCAGGGTTACCGAGCCGTCGCCCGCCTCCATCTTGGCCACCCGGGACTGGCTCGATCCAGCGGCGACGGCCAGTGCGGCCTGAGTCCAGCCCAGTTCTGCCCGGCGTTCCTGAAGCGCCTCCGCGAGGGCCAGCTTCAGTTCCACGTAGGCTCTCTCCTCGGGCGTGAGCTCGAGGAAATCCGCGGCGTCCCCCACCCGCCAGCCCGCCTTCTCCAGACGCCGGCGCTTATCGGCTCTCATCGTCGTACCTCCTCAGCCGCTGGGCGGCGGCGGACAGGATTGCGGGCGGGGTGCCACCGGTCTTCTTGGCGAACACTCCGGCGACCAACACGGCGTCCGGGTCGACGCGGTAAATGACTCTCCAGGCGATGCCGTGGTCGGCGACGCGGAGTTCATGGCACCGGGGGCCGAGTACCGCCATCGGTCGGGAATCCGGCATCGGGAGGTTCACTCCTTGCTGCACTCTGCCGAGCAGAAAGCCCACTCGGACCCGCGCCGCAGTGGAGAACGGTGGGGTCCGCACCTCACCGTGAAGCCAAACCACGGGTTTGCGCCGCTTCGGCCTCACGGAGTATATGTCGGATTCGACATACGGACCAGCCATACGCCGCCGGCCTTTCACAACCCATCCGCGGGGCTTCGCACCCCGCGCCCTCCCTGGTTGAGGACGTGCGTGTAGATCATCGTCGTCGCCACGTCGCGGTGGCCCAGGAGCTCCTGGATCGTTCGGATGTCGTAGCCGTCCTCGAGAAGGTGCGTCGCGAACGAGTGCCGGAAGGTGTGGCAGGAGGCCGGCTTCGTCAGCCCCGCCGCCTTCACGGCGTCGCGGACGGCCCGCTGGACCGCCGTCTCGTGGAAGTGGTGGCGGCGGAGTCGTCCCGATTCGGTGTGGCGATAGTGGCGCGTCGCCGGGAACACCCACTGCCAAGGCCACTCGCGACCGGCGTTCGGGTATTTCCGGTCGAGCGCGTGCGGGAGCTCGACCCAGCCCGCGTCGCGGGCGAGGTCGCGCTCGTGTTGGCGCTTCATCTCGACGAGGTGGGCGGAGAGGAGGTCCTTCGCCGCCTTCGGGAGCATCGTCCGGCGGTCCCGGTCGCCCTTTCCGGCGCGCACGACGATCTCGTTCCTCTGGAAGTCGACGTCCTTCACCCTCAGGCGGCAGGCTTCGAGCAGACGCAGGCCGGAGCCGTAGAGGATCAGGGCGATCAGTCTGGGAGTGCCTTCGAGATTCGCGACGATGCGGCGCACTTCCTCGCGCGTGAGGACGACGGGCAGGCGGCCTCGGGGTTTCGCCCGGACGACCCCGTCCATCCAAGGAAGCTCGATCTCGAGGACGTCCCGGTAGAGGAACAGGAGCGCCGAGAGGGCCTGGTTCTGGGTGGAGGCCGAGACGTTCCGCTGCGTCGCGAGGTGGGTCAGGAACCGCTCGACCTCGGCGGGGCCGAGCTCTCTCGGGTGGCGTTTTCCGTGGAAGAGGATGAAGCGGCGCGCCCACAGGACGTACGCATCCTCCGTCCTGCGGCTGTAGTGGCGCAGCCTCAGGGCGTGACGGAGTCGGTCGAGGAGCCTTTGCGGACGATCGGCGGGCGGATGGACGGGAGCCTCGGGTTCGGCCACGGCCGTTCCTCGAGGAGGCGAGGTCGGGACCGGCGGAGTCTACCGCGAACGGGGCGGAATCAGCTCCCCTGCGCCCCCGGCGGGATCGGGATCCCCTGCTTCTGCAGCTCCTGGTTGATGAGCTTCGCGAAAGTCTCGAACGGCTGCGCGCCGCTGATGAACCGGCCGTTGACGAAGAATCCCGGGGTCCCGGTGACCCCGATCGCCTCGGCCTCGTTCATCTCCGCGACGATGCGCTGCTTGGCGGGCATCGACACCAGCCCCGCCTCGAACTTCGTCATGTCCAGGCCGAGCTTTCTCGCGTG
Encoded proteins:
- a CDS encoding type II toxin-antitoxin system RelE/ParE family toxin, which encodes MAGPYVESDIYSVRPKRRKPVVWLHGEVRTPPFSTAARVRVGFLLGRVQQGVNLPMPDSRPMAVLGPRCHELRVADHGIAWRVIYRVDPDAVLVAGVFAKKTGGTPPAILSAAAQRLRRYDDESR
- a CDS encoding helix-turn-helix domain-containing protein; amino-acid sequence: MRADKRRRLEKAGWRVGDAADFLELTPEERAYVELKLALAEALQERRAELGWTQAALAVAAGSSQSRVAKMEAGDGSVTLDLLVRALLVVGVSRGDLAALISGKSAGRRPKRTYSGGKTRSRG
- a CDS encoding integron integrase, producing the protein MAEPEAPVHPPADRPQRLLDRLRHALRLRHYSRRTEDAYVLWARRFILFHGKRHPRELGPAEVERFLTHLATQRNVSASTQNQALSALLFLYRDVLEIELPWMDGVVRAKPRGRLPVVLTREEVRRIVANLEGTPRLIALILYGSGLRLLEACRLRVKDVDFQRNEIVVRAGKGDRDRRTMLPKAAKDLLSAHLVEMKRQHERDLARDAGWVELPHALDRKYPNAGREWPWQWVFPATRHYRHTESGRLRRHHFHETAVQRAVRDAVKAAGLTKPASCHTFRHSFATHLLEDGYDIRTIQELLGHRDVATTMIYTHVLNQGGRGVRSPADGL
- a CDS encoding DUF4304 domain-containing protein, translated to MRKSTFAAAVDQIQAALRPWLKDRGFKLRGRTFNRVTEDGLTEVISIQMGSSDPPGTTHIPGLRENLHGLFTINLGVYVPEVARHHGGGEAKSWVQEYHCCVRSRLGEASGETKEIWWHAQSEDAVLEDVRNQLELTGLPFLDRFSTRDKILTEWQERSENMGASNPPRIVMAIILVERDQKGRARELLAQQVLETRNPGHPHYVRQLAEKLSIGRLDV